Genomic DNA from Telopea speciosissima isolate NSW1024214 ecotype Mountain lineage chromosome 2, Tspe_v1, whole genome shotgun sequence:
GTATGCaagaagagaatcctagctTCTTTTATGCCATTGACTTGAATGATGAACAACGCCTGCGGAATGTGTTTTGGGTGGATGCAAAAAGCAGGCATGATTATATCAATTTTGGGGATGTAGTGTGTTTTGATACTACCTATGTCACAAACAAATACAAGATCCCATTTGCTCCTTTTATAGGAGTGAATAATCACTTCCAGTCCACATTGCTTGGTTGTGCTTTAATTGCTGATGAGTCTACAACGACATTTATTTGGCTAATGCGAACATGGCTTAGAGCAATGGGTGGGATAGCTCCTAAAGTGATAATAACTGACCAGGATAAGGGCATGAAAGCAGCTATTGAGGAAGTCTTTCCAATTGTACATCATCGACACTGTTTGTGGCATATATTAGGAAAGATCCCTGAGAAGCTTGGTCTTGTAACCAAGAGGCACACAGATTTTATGACCGAGTTTAATAAGTGCATTTATAGATcgtggaaagaagaagaatttgaaaGTGAATGGGAGCAACTGCTCAACACATTTCAACTTAGAGATGATGAGTGGCTTAAGTCATTGTATGATGATCGCAGACATTGGGTGCCAGCTTATATTAGAGATACCTTTTTTGCTGGGATGGTTACTGCATCACGGCCTGAAAGTGTTATTTCTGTTTTTGACAAATATGTGCAGAAGAACACCACATTGAAAGAATTTGTTGATCAATACAAAGTCACTCTTCAGAATATGTATAAAGATGAAACTGATGCTGATTTTTCTACATGGCATGGAACGCCTGCATTGAGGTCTCACTCACCTTATGAGAAGCAAATGTCGAAAATCTGTACTCATGAAATTTTTAAGAAGTTTCAACTTGAGGTTATGGGAATAATTGCATGCCAcataagaaaggagaaagaagatgggGCCACCACAACATTTAGGGTTCAAGACTTTGAGGTGCAAGAAGAATTCAgagtggattgggatgaaaaaAATCAGAGGTTTCCTGTTTGTGTCGTATGTTTGAATTTAAAGGCTTTCTTTGCAGGCATGCAATGGTTGTTTTCCATCATGCAGCTGTGCCTGAAATCCCATCTCACTACATATTGAAGAGACGGACAGTAGATGCAAAGAGCAATTACTTCACAGGGCGGAGAACAATTGAAGTGCAATCTAAGGAGCAACGCTACAATGATTTATGTCAGCGGGCATTGATTTTTTTTGAATATGGGTCATTATCGCACGAGAGCTACAATGTTGCAATCTGTGCGCTGGAAGAAGCTACTAATGAATGTCTGGCTGTGAATAACTCTATTAAAGAGGCTACAAAGCCTCATGAATCAGGTACTCATTGTATTCAAAACATCAACAAAGAGAGTCTATGCAACAACAGAATGTTCACACTCAAGATGCTCGATTCTTTCATGACCACGACAGGAGGAGCTAAAAAGGCTTTGAAGGGTGGTGCAgataagaagagaaagagagacaatgCCAATCAAAAGTCAAATGTTAGTTTCATATATTCTATTTTTTGTCTTTACAAACACACGAATACATATTATAGTGACTTTTTTGTTTTCCCCCTCTTTTCGGGTACTAAATGTAGGAACAGTTGAGCACAAGCTTGGCAATTTATGATGGTTGTGATCAGACACAACAACGAATGGAAGAGCAGGTAAGATATATTTTTATGACTACCAGATCTATGGTCCAAGTCCTTCACCATTGtattacaataataaaaaatctacGGCTTATTTGAATCACAGGAATCAGCATTAGGTGGACAGGATAGGGTGACATTGGCAGCCTCTCATCATGTGCAACAGAGAATGGAAGGTTAGGTAAATAAACTTCATGACTATCATGTTAATGATAACTCCTTGGTTATGATAATGTAATG
This window encodes:
- the LOC122651112 gene encoding protein FAR-RED IMPAIRED RESPONSE 1-like, coding for MGDSLPECRLNEMEGNELDGSEVYGEDEVGVNSPAMNFVFTQDDANLEPFVGMEFKSMEQAYFFYNEYARSIGFGTLKKNTRQSSWNGEFVDANFACTRSGRKRKSTGVRKDRPCHKTNCMAGIHVKRKENGQWVLVGFIKEHNHNLVPANTQYFRSHKKIDPITKNNIGILQASGVQTNNFFALLSKQCISCQNVSCLEKDFRIQIDKDKRLPIDTEDAQVLLEQFICMQEENPSFFYAIDLNDEQRLRNVFWVDAKSRHDYINFGDVVCFDTTYVTNKYKIPFAPFIGVNNHFQSTLLGCALIADESTTTFIWLMRTWLRAMGGIAPKVIITDQDKGMKAAIEEVFPIVHHRHCLWHILGKIPEKLGLVTKRHTDFMTEFNKCIYRSWKEEEFESEWEQLLNTFQLRDDEWLKSLYDDRRHWVPAYIRDTFFAGMVTASRPESVISVFDKYVQKNTTLKEFVDQYKVTLQNMYKDETDADFSTWHGTPALRSHSPYEKQMSKICTHEIFKKFQLEVMGIIACHIRKEKEDGATTTFRVQDFEVQEEFRVDWDEKNQRHAMVVFHHAAVPEIPSHYILKRRTVDAKSNYFTGRRTIEVQSKEQRYNDLCQRALIFFEYGSLSHESYNVAICALEEATNECLAVNNSIKEATKPHESGGAKKALKGGADKKRKRDNANQKSNEQLSTSLAIYDGCDQTQQRMEEQESALGGQDRVTLAASHHVQQRMEVDTVVAR